A genomic region of uncultured Paludibaculum sp. contains the following coding sequences:
- a CDS encoding IS4 family transposase produces the protein MSRTHHFPRNEFAALVKKHGAERSAKGFTCWTQFVSMLFCQLGRADSLREICNGLSCCLGKLVHLGIAKAPRRSTLSYANEHRPAALFEDLFWTSLARFRDSGALGHRQHKFRFKNKLLSLDSTTITLCLNLFPWAKFRRAKGGVKAHVLLDHDDYLPAYVVLTEARRSDVKMADSFLLNPGSIVAMDRGYNDYALFGRWTEAGVFFVTRLKDDAQFEIVEERTRPQHSAIRVDQIIRLTSDKGRTDCPHLLRRVVVWVPEKEDVIVLLTNHLEFGATTIASIYKDRWKLGVSRQGHIVQSVKDRPGPKDSGLVAWEAPWRESKTAEPSDNILRKECARRTRLQRKVNADVASLHEIPVAETV, from the coding sequence ATGTCGCGCACCCATCACTTCCCCCGCAACGAGTTCGCCGCTCTCGTCAAAAAGCACGGCGCCGAACGCTCCGCCAAGGGCTTCACCTGCTGGACCCAGTTCGTTTCCATGCTCTTCTGCCAACTCGGCCGCGCCGACTCCCTTCGCGAGATCTGCAACGGGCTCAGTTGCTGCCTCGGCAAACTCGTGCATCTCGGCATCGCCAAAGCACCCCGCCGTTCCACCCTTTCCTATGCCAATGAACACCGCCCTGCCGCCCTGTTCGAGGACCTCTTCTGGACCTCGCTGGCCCGCTTCCGCGACAGCGGGGCCCTCGGCCACCGCCAACACAAGTTCCGTTTCAAGAACAAACTGCTCAGTCTGGACTCGACCACCATTACGCTGTGCCTGAATCTGTTTCCCTGGGCGAAGTTCCGTCGTGCCAAAGGCGGGGTGAAGGCGCATGTCCTCCTCGACCACGACGACTACCTCCCGGCTTATGTGGTACTCACCGAGGCCCGCCGGAGCGATGTCAAAATGGCCGACTCCTTCCTGCTCAATCCCGGTTCCATCGTCGCCATGGATCGCGGCTACAACGACTATGCTCTGTTTGGCCGCTGGACGGAGGCTGGCGTCTTCTTCGTGACCCGGTTGAAGGACGATGCCCAGTTTGAGATTGTCGAGGAGCGGACAAGGCCGCAGCACAGCGCGATCCGTGTCGACCAAATCATCCGCCTCACTTCAGACAAAGGCCGCACGGATTGCCCGCATCTGCTGCGGCGTGTCGTGGTCTGGGTCCCCGAAAAGGAGGATGTCATCGTGCTGCTCACCAACCATCTGGAGTTCGGTGCGACGACCATTGCCTCCATCTATAAGGACCGCTGGAAACTGGGCGTGTCCAGACAAGGACACATTGTCCAGTCGGTGAAAGACCGACCGGGGCCAAAAGACTCAGGCCTCGTAGCTTGGGAGGCGCCGTGGCGCGAAAGCAAGACGGCGGAGCCCTCCGACAACATACTCAGAAAGGAGTGTGCGCGACGCACCAGGTTGCAACGTAAGGTGAACGCAGACGTAGCCTCGTTACACGAAATTCCGGTGGCTGAGACGGTCTAG
- a CDS encoding ISKra4 family transposase yields MPATSGGADSDATGKKTAEAVQQEVAQEVSRLLQVIFAGVHKTGLTDLEAIEMAVRGAMHRAGAAALGQLLSMDSAPAPRAICGCGGQARFHSLRRRGLLSVLGPMEFSRAYYVCPHCHQGQSPRDRELDVEGTEFSPGVRRMMAAVGSETSFEQGREQLELLAGLEVTAKAVERQAEAIGAAIEAGEQKEIRQAKQLDLPEVCAPAVPVFYIEMDGTGVPVTVKERAGRAGKKEGEPARTREVKLGCVFTQTTTDEDGRPIRDPDSTSYVAAIETAEEFGLRLYTEAWRRGWSRARQRVVLGDGAVWIWNLAEQHFPGAIQIVDLYHARQHIWELAAKLFPNDERTRTRWAALCVDRLDAGKIEALVKILRQLRPDSDKLAQDVDNDADYFERNAERMRYPKFRAQGLFVGSGVVEAGCRTVVGKRLKCSGMFWTVRGANAILALRCCRLSSRFEDYWESRSRAA; encoded by the coding sequence CTGCCGGCTACGTCCGGTGGAGCAGACTCTGACGCCACAGGAAAAAAAACGGCGGAAGCCGTCCAGCAGGAAGTCGCCCAAGAAGTAAGCCGACTGCTGCAGGTCATCTTTGCCGGAGTCCACAAGACCGGCCTGACCGATCTGGAAGCCATTGAGATGGCGGTGCGCGGCGCGATGCATCGTGCCGGCGCTGCCGCACTGGGCCAATTGTTGTCGATGGACTCCGCACCCGCCCCACGCGCCATCTGCGGTTGCGGCGGTCAAGCCCGATTTCATTCGCTACGCCGCCGGGGCCTGCTGTCGGTCTTGGGTCCGATGGAGTTCTCGCGGGCCTACTATGTCTGTCCGCATTGCCATCAGGGCCAGAGCCCGCGCGACCGGGAACTGGACGTGGAAGGCACGGAGTTCTCGCCCGGTGTGCGGCGCATGATGGCCGCCGTGGGCTCGGAGACCAGCTTCGAGCAGGGCCGCGAGCAGTTGGAGTTACTGGCCGGATTGGAGGTCACCGCCAAGGCCGTCGAGCGTCAGGCCGAGGCCATTGGCGCAGCCATCGAAGCCGGCGAGCAGAAGGAGATCCGCCAGGCCAAACAACTGGATCTGCCTGAGGTCTGTGCCCCGGCCGTGCCGGTCTTCTACATCGAAATGGACGGTACCGGCGTGCCAGTGACAGTCAAGGAGAGAGCGGGCCGCGCCGGCAAGAAGGAAGGCGAACCGGCTCGCACGCGCGAGGTCAAACTCGGCTGTGTGTTCACCCAGACCACCACGGACGAGGACGGACGGCCCATTCGCGATCCGGACTCGACTTCCTATGTCGCCGCCATCGAGACAGCCGAGGAATTCGGCCTGCGCCTGTACACCGAAGCCTGGCGGCGCGGTTGGAGCAGGGCGCGGCAAAGAGTCGTGCTCGGCGATGGCGCAGTCTGGATCTGGAATCTCGCTGAACAGCACTTTCCTGGCGCAATCCAGATTGTGGACCTCTATCACGCCCGGCAGCACATCTGGGAACTGGCCGCCAAACTCTTCCCCAACGACGAGCGAACGCGCACACGATGGGCGGCCCTCTGTGTGGACCGACTCGATGCAGGCAAGATCGAAGCGTTGGTGAAGATCCTGCGACAGCTGCGCCCGGACAGCGACAAACTTGCGCAGGATGTCGACAACGACGCCGACTATTTTGAACGCAACGCCGAACGCATGCGTTACCCGAAGTTCCGGGCGCAAGGTCTGTTTGTCGGCTCTGGTGTTGTCGAGGCCGGCTGTCGAACGGTGGTCGGCAAGCGCCTCAAATGCTCCGGCATGTTCTGGACCGTCCGTGGCGCCAACGCCATACTCGCCTTACGCTGTTGCCGACTCAGTAGCCGCTTCGAGGACTACTGGGAATCCCGCTCACGCGCCGCTTGA
- a CDS encoding DUF6788 family protein — MPDSLPLLEQERAALLQQISILGDLRPGSISPTAGRCGNKGCHCQRPGDPGHQPHLRLTYKVRGKTVTESFASPAAQRKAEREIEAFRLWQQLSRSFVAVNERICRLRPVEQTLTPQEKKRRKPSSRKSPKK; from the coding sequence ATGCCTGATTCCTTGCCTCTGTTGGAGCAGGAGCGAGCCGCGCTGCTCCAGCAGATCTCCATCCTGGGAGATCTGCGCCCTGGTTCCATCAGCCCGACCGCCGGTCGTTGCGGCAACAAGGGTTGCCACTGCCAGCGTCCCGGGGACCCCGGCCACCAGCCCCACTTGCGGTTGACATACAAGGTCCGTGGCAAGACGGTGACCGAGAGCTTCGCCAGTCCCGCGGCCCAGCGGAAAGCGGAGCGAGAGATCGAGGCCTTCCGTCTATGGCAGCAGTTAAGCCGCTCCTTCGTCGCAGTCAATGAACGCATCTGCCGGCTACGTCCGGTGGAGCAGACTCTGACGCCACAGGAAAAAAAACGGCGGAAGCCGTCCAGCAGGAAGTCGCCCAAGAAGTAA
- a CDS encoding DUF6788 family protein → MSNSLPTLEAQRAAIQRQISQLGDMRSGSISTTGGRCGNPRCHCHQKDDPGHGPFYRLTRKVSGKTVTETFSTPAALRKAEREVAEYHRFRDLGQDLLEVNEKICQSRPVEDTLTPEEKKRPRRSTSRSRAK, encoded by the coding sequence ATGTCCAACTCTTTGCCCACCTTGGAGGCGCAACGCGCCGCCATTCAGCGCCAGATCTCGCAGTTGGGGGATATGCGCTCAGGCTCGATCAGCACAACCGGCGGCCGCTGCGGTAACCCGCGCTGCCACTGCCACCAAAAGGACGATCCCGGTCACGGCCCGTTTTATCGGCTCACCCGTAAGGTGAGCGGCAAGACGGTGACAGAGACCTTTTCCACTCCGGCCGCCTTGCGCAAAGCCGAGCGCGAAGTCGCCGAGTATCACCGATTCCGGGATCTCGGCCAGGATCTGCTCGAGGTCAATGAGAAGATCTGTCAGTCGCGCCCGGTCGAGGACACGTTGACGCCAGAGGAAAAAAAACGGCCGCGGCGATCCACGTCGAGGTCGCGCGCGAAGTAA
- a CDS encoding 4'-phosphopantetheinyl transferase superfamily protein: protein MELPDRVVQLWTVRLLVSEEALARLYPLLTKDEKSRAKGFSFLHLQQSFVLTRGVLRMLLGSYADMAPHAVPLAYGPCGKPTIAIPNHIDFNLSHSGTLAVFAFTNGLEIGIDLEQIRPFSDIQDLASRFFCADEVIELQNVPPPDRERAFFLCWTRKEAYLKAIGDGLATPLDGFAVALKPDDPARLLHVGYDPKAAEAWTLHNLELSPGYAGALAYRGAPRPVHVFPLLDVDHLLTALTGFQHGASE, encoded by the coding sequence TTGGAACTGCCCGACCGCGTCGTGCAATTGTGGACTGTCCGGCTCTTGGTATCAGAGGAGGCGCTTGCCAGGCTCTACCCTCTGCTCACAAAGGACGAGAAGAGCCGCGCGAAGGGCTTTTCGTTTTTGCACCTTCAGCAATCATTTGTCTTAACCCGCGGTGTTCTGCGGATGTTGCTGGGCAGCTATGCCGATATGGCGCCGCATGCGGTGCCTCTTGCCTACGGCCCATGCGGAAAACCGACTATCGCAATACCCAATCACATTGACTTCAACCTCTCGCATTCAGGAACGCTCGCGGTGTTCGCATTCACGAATGGACTGGAGATTGGCATCGACTTGGAACAGATACGCCCGTTTTCCGACATCCAGGACCTCGCGAGTCGTTTCTTTTGTGCGGATGAAGTGATCGAGCTCCAAAATGTTCCTCCTCCCGACCGAGAGCGCGCGTTTTTTCTGTGCTGGACGCGCAAGGAAGCGTACCTCAAAGCAATTGGGGATGGCTTAGCTACTCCGCTCGACGGGTTTGCGGTGGCGCTTAAGCCCGATGACCCGGCGCGACTCCTCCATGTGGGCTATGACCCAAAGGCCGCTGAAGCTTGGACGTTACATAATCTTGAGTTGAGCCCGGGTTACGCTGGGGCCTTGGCATACCGTGGTGCGCCGCGTCCCGTCCACGTATTCCCGCTCCTCGATGTGGACCATTTGTTAACTGCGCTGACGGGCTTCCAACATGGGGCTAGTGAATAG
- the istA gene encoding IS21 family transposase, protein MELFEVLRREYAAGETILGLAKKHGVHRRMVRQAIASAIPPERKTSDRIEPKLGPVREHIDRMLESDREAPRKQRHTAHRVWMRLRAEHPEQTISESQVRRYVRQRKRELGLAGSEVFVPQSYHWGQEAQVDWYEATVRLSGEAQKLYIFAMRSMASGDAFHRAYRYATQQALLEAHEKAFDYFGGVFRTNRYDNMSLLVKKILRGYQRVETDRMIAFRSHWGFQSEYCNPASGNEKGGVEGEQGWFRRNFLVPVPEAADLQAFNEQLRATCEANRSRTISGKSMTVGQASERERAELLPLAQEGFPLHEVLYPLVVDGRGRVRVKTNWYSAPVPPGIRVTAVVGPLQVEILHDNKRVAQHERCYGRGHEILNLEHYLDVLERKPGAMAGSTPLAQWRKAGRWPDCLDRIWRQLEQRHGKGAGTREMIGLVREGFALGWPRLIAAVEEALRLEVSDGAAVLHILRMPDAEQRRHYAIALAEELRQFERPKPTMAEYDLLLADSNGGIQ, encoded by the coding sequence GTGGAACTGTTCGAAGTGCTGCGCCGCGAATACGCGGCGGGCGAGACGATTCTGGGCTTGGCGAAGAAGCATGGTGTGCACCGGCGGATGGTGCGCCAAGCGATCGCCAGTGCAATCCCGCCGGAGAGGAAAACGAGCGACCGGATCGAGCCCAAGCTGGGCCCGGTGCGAGAGCACATCGATCGGATGCTGGAATCCGATCGCGAGGCGCCGCGCAAGCAGCGGCACACTGCGCATCGAGTGTGGATGCGATTGCGGGCCGAGCATCCGGAACAAACGATCTCGGAATCGCAGGTGCGCCGCTACGTGCGGCAGCGCAAGCGTGAGCTCGGTTTGGCCGGGTCGGAAGTCTTCGTGCCACAGAGCTATCACTGGGGCCAGGAAGCGCAAGTCGATTGGTACGAAGCCACGGTCAGGCTCAGCGGCGAAGCGCAAAAGTTGTACATCTTCGCGATGCGCAGCATGGCATCGGGCGACGCGTTCCATCGAGCCTATCGGTACGCTACGCAACAAGCGCTGCTGGAGGCCCACGAGAAAGCCTTCGATTACTTCGGTGGTGTGTTTCGCACGAATCGCTACGACAACATGTCGCTGCTTGTGAAGAAGATTCTGCGCGGCTATCAACGCGTCGAAACCGATCGCATGATTGCATTCCGCTCGCACTGGGGATTTCAGAGCGAGTACTGCAATCCGGCCAGCGGCAATGAAAAGGGCGGCGTGGAAGGAGAGCAGGGCTGGTTCCGGCGCAACTTTCTCGTGCCGGTTCCGGAAGCCGCAGATTTGCAGGCATTCAATGAGCAATTGCGAGCCACCTGCGAAGCCAATCGTAGTCGCACTATCAGCGGCAAGAGCATGACTGTTGGGCAAGCCAGTGAGCGCGAGCGCGCGGAGTTGTTGCCATTGGCCCAAGAGGGCTTCCCGCTCCACGAGGTGTTGTATCCGCTCGTGGTGGATGGTCGGGGCCGTGTGCGCGTGAAGACGAATTGGTACTCCGCTCCGGTGCCGCCCGGCATTCGGGTCACCGCGGTTGTGGGGCCGCTGCAGGTCGAGATCCTGCACGACAACAAGCGAGTGGCACAGCACGAACGGTGCTATGGCCGCGGGCATGAGATTCTCAATCTCGAACACTATCTCGATGTGCTCGAGCGCAAGCCGGGAGCGATGGCCGGCTCGACGCCGCTGGCGCAATGGCGCAAGGCGGGACGCTGGCCGGATTGCCTGGACCGGATCTGGCGGCAGCTTGAGCAGCGACACGGCAAGGGTGCGGGCACGCGAGAAATGATCGGGCTGGTGCGCGAAGGCTTCGCGCTGGGATGGCCTCGACTGATTGCGGCGGTGGAGGAAGCGCTGCGGCTGGAAGTGTCGGACGGAGCGGCGGTGCTGCACATCCTGCGCATGCCGGACGCAGAGCAACGGCGGCACTATGCGATTGCGTTGGCAGAAGAGCTGCGGCAGTTTGAACGTCCGAAGCCGACGATGGCGGAATACGATCTACTGTTGGCCGACAGCAACGGAGGCATCCAGTAA
- the istB gene encoding IS21-like element helper ATPase IstB yields MKPKHTEELEHASVRQYCKAVRTPTIGANFVSLAEQAVKENHSHIRYLEALLAIECEERDRHAIENRIRDAQLPRMKTLEEFDFAQAPQIQAAKIRELAEGGYIDRSEPVVLIGECGTGKSHLATGLCLAACRQKRRVRFVTAAALVNELVEAKQNNQVRRMMARWQKYELIAIDEFGYVPLADVGAEFLFQVISDRAERAALIVTTNLPFSEWTTVFPNPRLCKALLDRITDRAHIVETGTESFRFRRTKERRKK; encoded by the coding sequence ATGAAGCCGAAGCACACCGAAGAATTGGAACACGCCAGCGTGCGGCAATACTGCAAGGCGGTCCGCACCCCGACGATTGGAGCAAACTTCGTTTCACTGGCAGAGCAGGCAGTGAAGGAGAATCACAGCCACATTCGCTATCTCGAGGCGTTACTGGCAATCGAATGCGAAGAGCGCGACCGGCACGCCATCGAGAACCGGATCCGCGATGCGCAGCTACCGCGCATGAAGACACTCGAGGAGTTCGACTTCGCGCAGGCGCCGCAGATTCAGGCGGCGAAGATTCGTGAACTGGCAGAAGGCGGGTACATCGATCGGAGCGAGCCAGTCGTTTTGATCGGTGAATGCGGGACCGGCAAGAGTCATCTCGCCACCGGCCTCTGTTTGGCTGCATGCCGGCAGAAACGGCGAGTCCGGTTTGTGACCGCGGCGGCACTGGTCAATGAGTTGGTGGAAGCCAAGCAGAACAATCAGGTGCGGCGCATGATGGCACGGTGGCAGAAGTACGAATTGATCGCGATCGACGAGTTCGGCTATGTGCCGCTCGCTGATGTGGGCGCGGAGTTCCTGTTTCAGGTGATCTCGGACCGTGCTGAGAGGGCGGCGCTCATCGTGACGACGAACCTTCCGTTTTCCGAGTGGACGACAGTGTTTCCGAATCCGCGACTGTGCAAGGCGCTGCTGGATCGCATCACAGATCGAGCGCATATCGTGGAGACCGGCACGGAGTCATTCCGGTTTCGCCGAACTAAGGAAAGGAGGAAGAAGTGA
- a CDS encoding recombinase family protein, which produces MKKSDVGNAYYEVIEAEATVVRMVYEMFTVRHLGIGAITRSLNEQAVATRTGNSRWDRSKVWAMLRNPAYVGKACFGKTERKPRQRITRPLRRRGGYCNRSSASQAQPRQEWIETDVPSLISETVFALAPERLEANKRFSLRRTIEPSLLQSMLVCERCGYGLYRSASRTSKQKLPYYRCLGSGTWRQCKHRVCECRTVRQD; this is translated from the coding sequence GTGAAGAAGAGTGATGTCGGCAATGCCTATTATGAAGTGATCGAAGCCGAGGCGACGGTCGTGCGCATGGTCTATGAGATGTTCACGGTGCGGCATCTAGGCATTGGCGCCATTACTCGTTCCTTGAATGAACAGGCAGTCGCCACGCGCACAGGCAATTCACGTTGGGACCGCAGCAAAGTGTGGGCGATGCTGCGCAATCCGGCGTATGTTGGCAAAGCGTGTTTCGGCAAGACCGAACGCAAACCGCGGCAGCGGATCACACGGCCACTGCGCCGGAGGGGCGGCTACTGCAACCGGAGTAGCGCCAGCCAGGCGCAGCCACGGCAGGAATGGATCGAGACCGACGTTCCGTCGCTCATCAGCGAAACGGTGTTTGCGCTGGCGCCAGAACGATTGGAAGCCAACAAACGGTTCTCCCTGCGTCGCACTATCGAACCCAGTCTTCTGCAGAGCATGTTGGTGTGCGAACGCTGCGGATACGGCCTATATCGGAGCGCGAGCCGCACCAGCAAACAGAAGCTGCCTTACTACCGCTGCCTCGGCTCGGGCACCTGGCGGCAGTGCAAGCACAGGGTCTGCGAGTGTCGGACTGTCCGCCAAGACTAG
- a CDS encoding recombinase family protein, with the protein MEPVSGAAGLGRLRDRVAEGQIDTVLVLSPDQLSRKYAYQILLTEEFHRNGAEVIFVKSPPATTLEEQLLAQVQGMIAEYERARSSNERAAASVIVPGRGH; encoded by the coding sequence GTGGAGCCAGTCTCTGGTGCGGCCGGGCTTGGACGTCTGCGTGATCGCGTGGCCGAGGGCCAGATCGACACCGTGCTAGTGTTATCGCCAGACCAGTTGAGCCGCAAATACGCATACCAGATCCTGCTGACCGAGGAGTTTCATCGGAACGGAGCCGAGGTGATCTTCGTCAAGTCACCACCGGCTACCACTCTGGAGGAGCAATTACTGGCGCAAGTACAAGGCATGATCGCCGAGTACGAACGGGCCAGATCATCGAACGAACGTGCCGCGGCAAGCGTCATCGTGCCAGGTAGGGGTCATTGA
- a CDS encoding glycosyltransferase — protein MARIAFFVDAEYGHLAATFEIAGYLKDQGHQIAYFATTAAEAMIREQGFDFVPILTSLRGGRFAPRLESLLELNAEGSPALLTPASLCAALISDEALDAVVDSFQPDLFITLSLFCTEGVILKYRYLKPVVLLRSHCVSLRRRTAARHIVAARTQFLSPQGTRQLLEMLNQAGPDVRDASGVAELVLRMPELVVLPEGFANIPGDSEQDGVFYVGGWTARSKHWSTHPLIERLDPSRKLIYCSLGSQYYPDGESITLFQSLIDVVAEKEDWEAVISIGRLDPEQLQRRSASVHLVPWAPQLAVLARSAAMISHGGSGTVAQCILSGVPVVIFPVNRDNFDCADLVVRRGLGLRGNLKEASPSAIRYLLDTVLGKDSFRTRAAEVAEKFRRLGPEPALRIIEAALNAGADQA, from the coding sequence GTGGCACGCATAGCCTTTTTCGTCGACGCTGAGTATGGTCATCTCGCCGCAACTTTCGAAATAGCCGGATATCTGAAAGATCAAGGGCACCAGATCGCATATTTCGCCACGACTGCCGCGGAAGCAATGATTCGGGAGCAGGGCTTCGATTTCGTCCCCATCCTGACGAGTCTGCGCGGCGGTCGCTTCGCGCCGCGACTAGAGTCGCTGCTGGAGCTGAACGCGGAGGGAAGTCCGGCCCTCCTCACGCCAGCGTCCTTGTGTGCGGCGCTGATCTCGGACGAAGCGCTCGATGCAGTCGTCGACAGTTTTCAGCCGGACCTCTTCATCACACTCTCGCTGTTCTGCACGGAAGGGGTGATCCTCAAGTACCGCTATCTGAAGCCTGTGGTCCTCCTCCGATCGCACTGTGTGTCGTTGCGCCGCCGAACGGCGGCCAGACACATCGTCGCGGCGCGAACTCAATTCCTCAGTCCCCAGGGCACTCGGCAGTTGCTGGAGATGTTGAACCAGGCCGGCCCAGACGTCAGAGACGCTTCCGGCGTCGCTGAACTCGTGCTAAGGATGCCCGAACTCGTGGTCCTGCCTGAGGGCTTCGCGAACATCCCCGGCGACAGCGAGCAGGATGGCGTCTTCTACGTGGGAGGATGGACGGCTCGCTCCAAGCACTGGTCCACACATCCGCTCATCGAGCGGCTGGATCCTTCGCGCAAACTGATCTATTGTTCACTTGGCAGCCAGTACTATCCGGACGGCGAAAGTATCACGCTGTTCCAGTCTCTGATCGACGTGGTCGCGGAAAAGGAGGATTGGGAAGCGGTAATATCGATCGGAAGACTGGACCCCGAGCAACTGCAGAGGCGGTCTGCCTCTGTTCATCTGGTTCCGTGGGCGCCGCAGTTGGCTGTGCTGGCGCGCAGCGCCGCCATGATCTCCCACGGAGGCTCCGGCACTGTCGCTCAATGCATCCTGAGTGGTGTTCCGGTTGTGATCTTCCCGGTAAATCGAGACAATTTCGACTGCGCCGATCTTGTCGTGCGACGAGGGCTCGGCCTACGGGGGAATCTGAAAGAGGCATCGCCGAGCGCGATTCGCTACCTTCTCGATACGGTTCTTGGCAAGGACAGTTTCCGAACCCGCGCGGCCGAAGTGGCTGAGAAATTCCGGCGACTGGGTCCGGAACCTGCGCTCCGGATAATCGAAGCGGCGCTGAATGCCGGTGCGGACCAAGCCTAG
- a CDS encoding ABC transporter permease, which yields MRNILLIAKRDYLAAVRSKAFVIGLVVAPLIFGGGFIAMALVRGKSDGKVRAIAVVDHTRVASAPIAEALARSEGDKTSDFGPGAGLRPKFELSSIDPDPAAPDMQRLSLSDRVRSGALYAFLEISADGEGKVGSGAVRVNYYSKPNAIDDARRWLSGPINDGLRRVRLAQVGMDESQLDRVLSPAVLQRRGLLTKDPKTGAIVEATKTGDASTFAIPFSVMMLMGMIVMTGATPMLTGIAEDKVQRVHEMLLGAVTPFQLMAGKVVGAIAVSLTSASFYIVGGTLMLNGLGMMGMVSITLLPWFYLYLVLEITMLCALAAALGAACSSPQDAQNLNLLLLSPVLIPFFTSVPMLMSSDTGLATVMSLIPPFVPMLMLLRQALPGGVPIWQPWVGLVGALGWTLAMVWLAGRIFRIGILMQGKTPPPAEILRWAFRR from the coding sequence TTGCGTAACATCCTTCTCATCGCTAAACGCGACTATCTCGCCGCCGTGCGAAGCAAAGCCTTTGTGATCGGGCTGGTCGTTGCTCCACTGATATTCGGAGGTGGGTTCATCGCGATGGCGCTCGTTCGCGGCAAGTCGGACGGCAAGGTGCGGGCCATCGCGGTGGTGGATCATACGCGTGTCGCTAGCGCGCCTATCGCCGAAGCCCTCGCCCGAAGCGAAGGAGACAAGACGTCGGACTTCGGACCGGGCGCCGGCCTGCGGCCAAAATTCGAGCTGTCCTCGATTGATCCGGATCCAGCCGCCCCCGACATGCAGCGGTTGTCTCTTTCCGACCGCGTCCGCAGCGGTGCGTTGTACGCCTTCCTGGAAATTTCGGCGGATGGTGAAGGCAAGGTTGGGTCCGGCGCAGTCCGCGTGAACTACTATTCGAAGCCGAACGCCATAGACGACGCACGCCGGTGGCTGTCAGGGCCCATCAACGACGGACTCCGCCGTGTGCGTCTCGCACAGGTAGGCATGGACGAGAGCCAACTGGACAGAGTGCTGAGCCCCGCTGTGCTACAACGGCGCGGGCTTCTGACGAAAGACCCAAAAACGGGCGCCATCGTCGAGGCGACGAAGACAGGCGACGCTTCCACCTTCGCGATCCCGTTCAGCGTAATGATGCTGATGGGGATGATCGTGATGACCGGTGCCACTCCGATGCTGACGGGCATCGCGGAAGATAAGGTGCAGCGCGTACATGAAATGCTCCTCGGCGCGGTGACGCCGTTTCAGTTGATGGCGGGCAAAGTGGTGGGGGCGATAGCCGTCTCCCTGACGAGCGCTTCGTTTTATATTGTGGGCGGCACCCTCATGCTGAATGGCCTCGGAATGATGGGAATGGTCTCCATTACCCTGCTTCCGTGGTTCTACCTGTATCTGGTCCTGGAGATCACGATGCTCTGCGCTCTTGCAGCCGCTTTGGGGGCCGCGTGCAGCTCGCCCCAGGACGCGCAGAATCTGAATTTGCTGCTGCTCTCGCCGGTACTGATTCCCTTCTTCACGTCAGTGCCGATGCTGATGAGTTCCGACACTGGCCTCGCGACGGTGATGTCGCTGATCCCGCCCTTCGTGCCCATGCTGATGTTGCTCCGCCAGGCCTTGCCAGGCGGCGTACCGATATGGCAACCGTGGGTCGGATTGGTTGGCGCGTTGGGCTGGACTCTGGCCATGGTCTGGCTGGCCGGACGGATCTTTCGAATAGGCATCCTTATGCAGGGTAAGACGCCTCCGCCGGCCGAGATTCTCCGGTGGGCGTTTCGTCGGTAA